From the Leptotrichia sp. oral taxon 221 genome, one window contains:
- a CDS encoding LptA/OstA family protein: MWKKITYAGLLLILIYFIYAVFYKKIGSPVEQLQKEMKMKKVVYKLRDEVIVYADEQVGGTDKDKIVKFKNVVIDMLKKNMIVKSKEGELNTETLDVTLKGKVFGTSKDNKWNLYTEQVDYKKQGDLIISNTRTKVLNNVDKTQLEANKIETTTKFETIVGSGNVIYQDHKQKKDMRADKAIYNSTNKVLDAEGHVVYKELDPQKSKEVKADKMRYDEVHKILDAEGHVFYKEISNQREFQSDRMHHDDINKITDAQGHAIYRDLKANKTLSADSMRYDDINKIGNAVGNVKYKDPENTITADTANYFMKEERIDAAGHVIYMGKESHIVADRGSYFLKKKQVDALGNVQYTGREMRVTGQHVFYDENKKIVTGDGNGTFEHFAQKTTGTYQSAVYDMGNQVLTTNQDYTMNYQDYHMKGTGLVYLFKTGDATFNNKFSVTKQNFTVSGDNGRMNTIVKDIFANKMVLTSVQGDRVTSDIGQGSFEKKEFKFDGHVKGKIRGNTKNFMTDPTPLVEAEAVNFTGETAKLYFISQNSKNMSITRGEIKNNVHMTYKDVIMDSQYNEIDIAKNTILARDKVMIDLKNHTKLTANFVWFDMNKGEGHAEKSVKIISTLPQFKNINTSADSAIIYLKTKKIGLNGHVKTYQGKTQISSDRAIYDMDRRILENSGNIKMQYEVNNGTVEQSKSDPKNKEAVQNVIGKLTIENANEKGKIVLPRTETADNGVPVNVKWKSSNSTILSPSGKVNKQFYGGKDKDVKMTATARAGTDSSDKSFDVKVPTESTREMLARAASNIYYPENGGKLPSSVRINVHKKAIDIPISWSAGSESGKGGTATLRYNGVEYSKRF; this comes from the coding sequence ATGTGGAAAAAAATAACGTATGCAGGATTGCTGCTGATACTGATATATTTTATATATGCTGTATTTTATAAAAAAATTGGTTCGCCAGTTGAGCAATTACAAAAAGAAATGAAAATGAAAAAAGTTGTCTATAAATTGAGAGATGAAGTAATTGTTTACGCTGATGAGCAAGTTGGTGGGACGGATAAAGATAAAATTGTAAAATTTAAAAATGTTGTAATTGATATGCTGAAAAAAAATATGATTGTAAAATCAAAAGAAGGTGAATTGAATACAGAGACGCTTGATGTTACTTTGAAAGGAAAGGTTTTTGGAACATCGAAGGATAATAAGTGGAATTTGTATACGGAACAGGTTGATTACAAGAAACAGGGAGATTTGATAATTTCAAATACAAGAACGAAAGTTCTTAATAATGTTGATAAGACTCAGTTGGAAGCTAATAAAATTGAGACAACAACGAAATTTGAGACTATTGTAGGTTCAGGAAATGTTATTTATCAAGATCATAAGCAAAAGAAAGATATGAGAGCTGATAAGGCAATTTATAATAGTACGAATAAGGTTTTAGATGCAGAAGGACATGTGGTTTATAAAGAACTAGATCCACAAAAGTCAAAAGAAGTAAAAGCTGATAAAATGAGATATGATGAAGTTCATAAAATTTTGGATGCAGAAGGACATGTATTCTATAAGGAAATTAGTAATCAAAGAGAATTTCAATCTGATAGAATGCATCACGATGATATTAATAAAATTACTGATGCACAAGGACATGCTATTTATCGTGATTTGAAGGCTAATAAAACGTTGAGTGCAGATTCTATGAGATATGACGATATTAATAAAATAGGTAATGCAGTTGGAAATGTTAAGTATAAAGATCCAGAAAATACAATTACAGCTGATACAGCTAATTATTTTATGAAGGAAGAAAGAATAGACGCTGCTGGACATGTGATTTATATGGGTAAAGAGAGTCATATTGTTGCTGATAGAGGTTCGTATTTCTTAAAGAAAAAACAGGTTGATGCTTTAGGAAATGTTCAGTATACTGGTAGAGAAATGAGAGTTACTGGTCAGCATGTTTTTTATGATGAAAATAAGAAGATTGTTACTGGAGATGGAAATGGTACTTTTGAACATTTTGCACAAAAAACAACAGGAACTTACCAATCGGCAGTTTACGATATGGGAAATCAAGTTTTGACAACAAATCAAGATTATACGATGAATTATCAAGATTACCATATGAAAGGGACTGGATTAGTATATTTGTTTAAAACAGGTGATGCGACATTTAATAATAAATTCTCGGTTACTAAACAAAACTTTACTGTTAGCGGAGATAATGGTAGAATGAATACGATCGTTAAGGATATATTCGCTAATAAAATGGTGTTGACGAGTGTGCAAGGAGATAGAGTTACTTCTGATATAGGTCAAGGAAGTTTTGAGAAGAAGGAATTTAAATTTGATGGACATGTAAAAGGTAAAATCCGTGGAAACACTAAGAACTTTATGACAGATCCTACGCCACTTGTGGAAGCAGAAGCAGTTAACTTTACAGGAGAAACTGCAAAATTATATTTTATTTCTCAAAATTCTAAAAATATGAGTATCACAAGAGGGGAAATAAAAAATAATGTTCACATGACTTATAAAGACGTAATCATGGATTCTCAATATAATGAAATTGACATTGCTAAAAATACAATATTAGCTAGAGATAAAGTTATGATTGACTTGAAAAATCATACGAAATTAACTGCTAATTTTGTTTGGTTTGACATGAATAAAGGAGAAGGTCATGCTGAGAAAAGCGTTAAAATTATAAGTACTCTACCACAATTTAAAAATATAAATACAAGTGCTGATAGTGCAATAATATATTTGAAAACTAAGAAAATTGGGTTGAATGGTCATGTTAAAACATATCAAGGGAAAACTCAAATTTCTTCAGATAGAGCAATATACGATATGGATAGAAGAATATTGGAAAATTCTGGAAATATTAAAATGCAATATGAAGTTAATAACGGAACTGTTGAACAAAGTAAATCAGATCCAAAAAATAAGGAAGCTGTACAAAATGTTATTGGGAAATTAACGATAGAAAATGCTAATGAAAAAGGTAAAATTGTATTGCCACGAACAGAAACAGCTGATAATGGAGTACCAGTTAATGTTAAATGGAAATCATCAAATTCAACTATTTTATCTCCAAGTGGAAAAGTTAATAAACAATTTTACGGTGGTAAAGATAAGGATGTAAAAATGACTGCAACTGCAAGAGCAGGTACAGATTCTTCGGATAAATCATTTGATGTAAAAGTTCCAACAGAAAGTACTAGAGAAATGCTTGCTAGAGCTGCAAGTAACATTTATTATCCAGAAAATGGTGGGAAATTGCCAAGTTCAGTAAGAATAAATGTTCATAAAAAAGCGATTGATATTCCAATATCATGGAGTGCTGGAAGTGAAAGTGGTAAGGGAGGAACTGCTACATTGAGATATAATGGAGTAGAATACTCAAAAAGATTTTAG
- the mutS gene encoding DNA mismatch repair protein MutS, translated as MASTPLMKQYNEIKKDYEDSILFFRLGDFYEMFFEDAVKASKELGLTLTSRNKEKDANVPLAGVPYHSASSYITKLVSKGYKVAICEQVEDPKSAKGIVKREVVKVVTPGTVVDVDSLDSKSNNYLLSIREADGKIGIAYIDITTGEFKVTEIEKEKDYSKLFNELNKIEPKEILLLDSFYEDVREQIDDYVQKNQASVSIVGKTRDGNKFLMDYFGVISLESYGIKDKKAVIGAAAMALDYAQTMQLENELTVEKIEFLNTSNYAEINSITRKNLELTKNQREKTVYGSLLWVLDRCKTSMGTRLLKRYINNPLLNVKEIEKRQKDVQYFIDNILIREDLKEKLDNVYDLERLLGKIIFGNENGKDLLALKNTLKSSIEIMNILKETNFFEEINVKKLYDVYVLIDESIDEDAPFTVREGGMIKRGYNQELDEIHQIMNSGKDFLLKIEQREKEATGIKNMKIKYNKVFGYFIEVTKSNLDLVPETYTRKQTLANAERFITPELKKYEDTIINSKAKISDLEYYLFKEISAQVKDERNILTNLAEKLAYLDVIVSFATIAIENDYVKPEMLENSDILEIVEGRHPVVEKLIGRSDFIANSTKLKEKERFVVLTGPNMSGKSTYMKQVALISIMAQVGSYVPAKEAKLSIVDKYLTRIGASDDILSGQSTFMVEMSEVSNILNNATEKSLIILDEVGRGTSTFDGVSIATAISIYIHNEIKAKTIFATHYHELTDLENKFDDIVNYRIEVNEKDGKVIFLRNIVKGGADKSYGIEVAKLAGLPKEILKESKKILKRLEQKKELIEKTVNVHQLSLFGENLGFDDDEDEKKKEADEKMEVMSDIIDEIEEKDINNITPMEALKFLSELKAKLEEKK; from the coding sequence ATGGCAAGTACACCATTGATGAAGCAGTATAATGAGATAAAAAAAGATTATGAAGATTCGATATTATTTTTTAGATTAGGTGATTTCTATGAAATGTTTTTTGAAGATGCAGTGAAGGCTTCAAAAGAGTTAGGACTTACTTTGACATCTAGAAATAAGGAAAAGGATGCAAATGTTCCTTTGGCAGGAGTTCCGTATCACTCGGCGAGTTCATATATAACGAAATTGGTTTCAAAAGGCTATAAAGTAGCGATTTGTGAGCAAGTAGAGGACCCAAAATCGGCTAAAGGCATTGTGAAAAGGGAAGTTGTGAAGGTTGTTACACCTGGGACGGTTGTTGATGTGGATTCGTTGGACTCTAAAAGTAATAACTATTTGCTTAGTATAAGAGAAGCTGATGGAAAAATAGGGATTGCGTACATTGATATTACGACTGGAGAATTTAAGGTAACAGAAATTGAGAAGGAAAAAGATTATTCAAAATTATTTAATGAATTGAATAAGATAGAGCCTAAAGAGATTTTGCTGTTAGATTCATTTTATGAAGATGTGAGAGAGCAAATAGACGATTACGTTCAGAAAAATCAAGCTAGTGTAAGTATAGTCGGGAAAACACGTGATGGTAATAAATTCTTAATGGATTATTTTGGTGTAATCTCTTTGGAAAGTTATGGAATAAAAGATAAAAAGGCTGTTATTGGAGCAGCAGCTATGGCGTTAGATTATGCACAAACTATGCAACTTGAAAATGAATTGACTGTTGAAAAAATCGAGTTTTTAAATACTTCTAATTATGCGGAAATAAATTCGATTACGAGAAAAAATTTGGAATTGACAAAAAATCAGAGAGAAAAGACGGTTTATGGGTCGCTTTTGTGGGTTTTAGATAGATGTAAGACTTCTATGGGGACACGGCTTTTGAAAAGATATATAAATAATCCGTTGTTAAATGTGAAAGAGATAGAAAAAAGACAAAAAGATGTTCAATATTTTATTGATAATATTTTAATTCGAGAAGATTTGAAAGAAAAATTAGATAATGTATATGATTTAGAAAGATTGCTAGGAAAAATAATTTTTGGAAATGAAAATGGGAAAGATTTGCTAGCATTGAAAAATACTTTAAAATCTTCGATTGAAATCATGAATATTTTAAAAGAAACTAATTTTTTTGAAGAGATTAATGTGAAAAAATTGTATGATGTATATGTCTTGATTGATGAGAGCATTGATGAGGATGCACCTTTTACAGTAAGAGAAGGTGGCATGATAAAAAGGGGATACAATCAGGAATTAGATGAAATTCATCAAATAATGAATTCTGGAAAGGACTTTTTGCTAAAAATTGAGCAAAGGGAAAAAGAAGCTACGGGAATTAAAAATATGAAAATCAAGTATAACAAGGTTTTCGGATATTTTATAGAAGTTACAAAATCTAATTTAGATTTAGTGCCAGAGACTTACACAAGAAAACAAACTCTTGCAAATGCTGAAAGATTCATAACTCCAGAATTGAAAAAATATGAGGATACGATAATAAATTCTAAGGCAAAAATTTCTGATTTGGAGTATTATTTATTTAAAGAGATTAGTGCGCAAGTTAAGGATGAAAGAAATATTTTGACTAATTTAGCTGAAAAATTGGCGTATTTAGATGTAATTGTCTCATTTGCGACAATAGCTATTGAAAATGATTATGTAAAACCGGAAATGTTGGAAAATAGTGATATTCTGGAAATTGTGGAAGGGAGACATCCTGTTGTAGAAAAATTGATTGGAAGGTCTGACTTTATAGCGAATAGTACGAAATTAAAAGAGAAAGAGCGATTTGTAGTATTGACAGGTCCGAATATGTCTGGAAAATCAACCTACATGAAGCAAGTGGCTTTAATATCAATTATGGCACAGGTTGGTTCATATGTTCCAGCAAAAGAGGCTAAATTGTCGATAGTGGATAAATATTTGACGAGAATAGGTGCTTCAGATGATATTTTGTCAGGACAAAGTACATTTATGGTTGAAATGAGCGAGGTTTCTAACATTTTAAATAATGCGACTGAAAAAAGTTTGATTATTTTGGATGAAGTTGGGAGAGGGACATCGACGTTTGATGGAGTTTCGATTGCAACGGCGATTTCAATTTATATTCACAATGAAATTAAAGCAAAAACGATATTTGCGACGCATTATCATGAATTGACAGATTTAGAAAATAAATTTGATGATATTGTTAATTATAGAATTGAAGTCAATGAAAAAGATGGAAAAGTGATATTTTTAAGAAATATTGTAAAAGGTGGAGCGGATAAATCTTATGGTATTGAAGTTGCTAAATTGGCGGGTTTACCGAAGGAGATTTTGAAGGAAAGTAAGAAGATTTTGAAGAGATTGGAGCAGAAAAAAGAGCTTATTGAGAAAACGGTAAATGTTCATCAATTGTCGCTTTTTGGAGAAAATCTAGGATTTGATGATGACGAAGATGAAAAGAAAAAAGAAGCAGATGAGAAAATGGAAGTAATGAGCGATATTATTGATGAAATTGAAGAAAAAGATATAAATAATATTACGCCTATGGAAGCATTAAAATTTTTATCTGAATTAAAGGCTAAATTAGAGGAGAAAAAATAA